A genomic window from Streptomyces sp. WMMC940 includes:
- a CDS encoding DUF885 domain-containing protein, whose protein sequence is MPETPSSALPRQVADAYVDALITLDPITGTYLGVPESAGRLPDFSPAGQEAVAELARATLVRLDEAEKLPGAGSDAERRCGRLLRERLTAELAVHDAEEGLRTVSNLRSPAHSVRNVFTVMPTASKEDWTAVAERLRAVPDALEGYRASLALGLERKLPAGPRPTAAFITQLDEWTGGSEGRGWFEDFVAAGPDELRAELDSAAVLATSAFRSLRDWMHEVYAPAVEGSPDTVGRERYARWVRFFNGTELDLDEAYAYGWAEYHRLLDEMRTEADRILPGAGPWEALAHLDVHGTHIEGVEEVREWLQKLMDEAIDALDGTHFELADRVRVVESRIAPPGSAAAPYYTGPSEDFSRPGRTWLPTMGETRFPVYDLVSTWYHEGVPGHHLQIAQWVHVADRLSRYQATVGGVSANAEGWALYAERLMDELGFLPDPERRLGYLDAQMMRACRVIVDIGMHLELEIPGESPFHPGERWTPELAEEFFGRHSGRPADFVESELTRYLSMPAQAIGYKLGERAWLLGRERARAAHGDAFDAKAWHMAALSQGPLGLDDLVDELSKL, encoded by the coding sequence ATGCCAGAGACACCGAGCAGCGCGCTGCCCCGCCAGGTCGCCGACGCCTACGTCGACGCACTCATCACCCTCGACCCGATCACCGGTACCTACCTGGGAGTTCCGGAGAGCGCCGGCCGCCTCCCCGACTTCTCCCCGGCCGGCCAGGAGGCCGTGGCCGAACTCGCCCGCGCGACGCTCGTCCGGCTCGACGAGGCGGAGAAGCTTCCCGGCGCCGGCTCGGACGCGGAGCGGCGCTGCGGCCGTCTGCTGCGGGAACGGCTCACCGCCGAACTCGCCGTGCACGACGCCGAGGAGGGCCTGCGCACCGTCAGCAACCTGCGCTCCCCCGCGCACAGCGTGCGCAATGTCTTCACCGTGATGCCGACGGCGTCGAAGGAGGACTGGACGGCGGTCGCGGAGCGTCTGCGGGCCGTCCCGGACGCCCTCGAGGGCTATCGCGCCTCGCTGGCCCTCGGACTGGAGCGCAAGCTCCCCGCCGGTCCGCGCCCCACGGCCGCCTTCATCACACAGCTCGACGAGTGGACGGGCGGGTCGGAAGGGCGCGGCTGGTTCGAGGACTTCGTCGCGGCCGGCCCGGACGAACTGCGGGCCGAGCTCGACAGCGCCGCGGTACTCGCCACCTCGGCCTTCCGTTCGCTCCGCGACTGGATGCACGAGGTGTACGCCCCCGCTGTCGAGGGTTCACCCGACACGGTGGGCCGGGAGCGCTACGCCCGCTGGGTCCGATTCTTCAACGGCACGGAACTCGACCTCGACGAGGCGTACGCGTACGGCTGGGCCGAGTACCACCGGCTGCTCGACGAGATGAGGACCGAGGCGGACAGGATCCTTCCGGGCGCGGGCCCCTGGGAGGCGCTGGCCCACCTCGACGTGCACGGCACCCACATCGAGGGCGTCGAGGAAGTCCGCGAGTGGCTTCAGAAGCTCATGGACGAGGCGATCGACGCGCTGGACGGCACGCACTTCGAACTCGCCGACCGAGTACGGGTGGTGGAGTCCCGGATCGCGCCTCCCGGCAGCGCGGCCGCTCCCTACTACACGGGCCCGTCCGAGGACTTCTCGCGCCCCGGCCGGACCTGGCTGCCGACCATGGGCGAGACCCGCTTCCCGGTGTACGACCTGGTCTCGACCTGGTACCACGAGGGCGTTCCGGGTCATCACCTGCAGATCGCGCAGTGGGTCCACGTCGCCGACCGGCTGTCGCGCTACCAGGCGACCGTCGGCGGGGTGAGCGCCAACGCGGAGGGCTGGGCGCTGTACGCCGAGCGTCTGATGGACGAACTCGGCTTCCTGCCGGACCCCGAGCGCAGGCTCGGCTACCTCGACGCCCAGATGATGCGGGCCTGCCGGGTCATCGTCGACATCGGCATGCACCTGGAACTGGAGATCCCCGGGGAATCGCCGTTCCACCCCGGCGAGCGCTGGACGCCGGAGCTGGCCGAGGAGTTCTTCGGCCGGCACAGCGGGCGGCCCGCCGACTTCGTCGAGAGCGAGCTCACGCGCTATCTCTCCATGCCCGCACAGGCCATCGGATACAAGCTGGGCGAGCGGGCCTGGCTGCTGGGCAGGGAGCGGGCTCGGGCCGCTCACGGGGACGCCTTCGACGCGAAGGCGTGGCACATGGCGGCGCTGTCGCAGGGCCCGCTGGGGCTGGACGACCTGGTGGACGAACTGTCGAAGCTCTGA
- a CDS encoding Lrp/AsnC family transcriptional regulator: MADSVALDPVDLHILRILQNDARTTYREVAAEVGVAPSTCLDRVGRLRRSGIILGHQLRLDPAKLGRGLEALLMVQVRPHRRELIGPFVERIRALPESRALFHLTGPDDYLVHVAVTDTADLQRLVLDEFTSRREVARVETRLIFQQWECGPLLPPAQEPPGHAHLSAD; encoded by the coding sequence ATGGCCGATTCTGTCGCTCTGGACCCGGTCGACCTGCACATACTGCGCATCCTGCAGAACGACGCCCGGACCACCTACCGGGAGGTGGCCGCCGAGGTGGGGGTCGCTCCCTCGACGTGCCTGGACCGGGTGGGCCGGTTGCGCCGCAGCGGGATCATCCTCGGGCACCAGCTACGGCTCGATCCAGCCAAACTCGGCAGGGGGCTCGAGGCACTCCTCATGGTCCAGGTGCGCCCGCACCGCCGGGAACTGATCGGTCCGTTCGTCGAGCGGATCCGGGCCCTGCCGGAGTCACGTGCGCTCTTCCATCTGACCGGGCCCGACGACTATCTGGTGCATGTCGCCGTGACCGACACGGCGGACCTGCAGCGGCTGGTGCTCGACGAGTTCACGTCGCGGCGTGAAGTCGCCCGTGTGGAAACCCGTCTGATCTTCCAGCAGTGGGAGTGCGGCCCCCTCCTCCCACCCGCCCAAGAGCCCCCCGGGCATGCTCATTTGTCAGCCGACTGA
- a CDS encoding GNAT family N-acetyltransferase, whose translation MTDVNSAKRTRRHHWRRDLVELAALFTAVAVADAIANMIAHGPDGPYLLVFSAVALIATAAFHTWWARRHSHAPPTGDTGGPGAAGSGTAGTFGATGPAGAREPAPRETALWRMRTTVRDEPGSLAALCTALARHGVDILTLQTHPLAEGTVDEFLLRAPAALQTQEITQAVSAAGGSRTWIERADAHDLVDTPTRLLGLATRTALDAAELPLALRQLLGRCTIHSLPAESLGGRPNGEPVPEEGVLDETVIRLRDPHGGTITVERAYLPFTPTEFARARALVELDARLGPRIPRSQDVLTLPEGNEITVRRADQGDVAAARAMHDRCSARTLGLRYHGPVGDADRYLNHLLSPRFGRTLAVGTASGGIVALGHLLWDGDETEVALLVEDDWQRRGIGAELLRRLVAMAVEAGCESVYAVTQSSNTGMVAAMRGLGLPLDYQIEEGTLVITARLGATPVRPGPPLDAPCALPQERERAPQRSERGRAER comes from the coding sequence ATGACTGACGTGAACTCCGCGAAGCGCACTCGCCGCCACCACTGGCGGCGGGATCTGGTCGAACTGGCCGCCCTGTTCACCGCCGTCGCCGTGGCGGACGCCATTGCGAACATGATCGCTCACGGCCCCGACGGGCCGTACCTGCTCGTCTTCTCGGCCGTCGCGCTCATCGCCACGGCGGCGTTCCACACCTGGTGGGCACGCCGCCACAGCCATGCGCCTCCGACCGGCGATACCGGCGGTCCCGGAGCCGCCGGCTCCGGGACCGCCGGCACGTTCGGCGCAACCGGCCCGGCCGGCGCCCGAGAACCGGCTCCCCGCGAGACCGCGCTGTGGCGGATGCGGACGACCGTCCGGGACGAGCCGGGCAGTCTCGCCGCCCTGTGCACGGCCCTGGCACGCCACGGGGTGGACATCCTGACGCTGCAGACGCACCCCTTGGCGGAGGGCACGGTCGACGAGTTCCTCCTGCGGGCGCCCGCCGCTCTCCAGACCCAGGAAATCACCCAGGCGGTATCGGCCGCGGGCGGCAGCAGGACCTGGATCGAGCGCGCCGACGCCCACGACCTGGTCGACACCCCCACCCGGCTGCTGGGGCTGGCCACCCGGACCGCCCTGGACGCGGCCGAGCTTCCGCTCGCGCTCCGGCAGTTGCTCGGCCGGTGCACCATCCACTCGCTGCCCGCCGAATCCCTCGGGGGCCGGCCGAACGGTGAACCGGTGCCCGAGGAGGGCGTCCTGGACGAGACGGTGATACGGCTGCGAGACCCGCACGGCGGCACGATCACGGTCGAGCGTGCCTATCTGCCGTTCACCCCGACCGAGTTCGCCCGCGCCCGCGCCCTCGTCGAGCTCGACGCCCGCCTCGGCCCTCGCATCCCGCGCAGTCAGGACGTGCTGACGCTCCCCGAGGGCAACGAGATCACCGTCCGCCGCGCGGACCAGGGCGACGTCGCCGCCGCCCGCGCGATGCACGACCGCTGCTCCGCACGGACGCTGGGGCTGCGCTATCACGGGCCGGTCGGCGACGCGGACCGCTATCTGAACCATCTCCTCAGCCCGAGGTTCGGACGCACCCTCGCAGTGGGGACGGCGTCCGGCGGCATCGTCGCCCTCGGCCATCTGCTCTGGGACGGCGACGAGACGGAGGTCGCGCTGCTCGTCGAGGACGACTGGCAGCGCCGCGGCATCGGCGCCGAGCTGCTGCGCCGGCTGGTGGCGATGGCCGTCGAGGCGGGGTGCGAGAGCGTGTACGCCGTGACGCAGTCGTCCAACACCGGCATGGTCGCGGCCATGCGCGGGCTCGGCCTCCCGCTCGACTACCAGATAGAGGAGGGCACCCTCGTGATCACCGCACGGCTGGGTGCGACTCCGGTGCGCCCGGGACCTCCGCTCGATGCGCCGTGTGCGCTGCCCCAGGAGCGGGAGCGTGCCCCCCAGCGGTCCGAGCGGGGCCGCGCCGAGCGCTGA
- a CDS encoding aromatic ring-hydroxylating oxygenase subunit alpha, whose product MRTTLPGTDYHDPAIFELDRETVFFRSWICVGRTEDLLEVGQWITADVVGESVLIARGRDDALRAFYNVCRHRGSQLCDGASGRVRSAFSCPYHAWSYTLDGKLRGTPNVDRTEVVREDYGLLPVHIDTWNGFVFVNLDRGSPAPLRSELAKSNGVLDLERFDMAALRRGFRTTHEVQANWKILISNYNECLHCPTVHPELVDLVPAFRSGSVFEEGRGDGGVSLAAGRNSVADEPDSKLLLIPGMTEETATSYYGALVFPAMFLDVSGCEAIASMIQPTGPTSSRIVTDYLFHPDSVSSEDFDPGPVVRFNELVAQQDNAVCERAQKGVMSRAFTHGIYPEKDAEVYEFDLRYRQLRDDIDVAPR is encoded by the coding sequence GTGCGAACGACCCTGCCCGGGACCGACTACCATGACCCGGCGATATTCGAACTCGACCGAGAGACCGTATTCTTCAGGTCCTGGATCTGCGTGGGCCGCACCGAGGATCTCCTCGAGGTGGGGCAGTGGATCACGGCCGACGTCGTAGGCGAGAGCGTCCTCATAGCGCGCGGCCGAGACGACGCGCTCCGGGCCTTCTACAACGTGTGCCGCCACAGGGGATCCCAGCTGTGCGACGGAGCCTCCGGCCGTGTGAGGTCTGCCTTCAGTTGTCCCTACCATGCTTGGAGCTACACGCTCGACGGAAAACTGCGGGGCACCCCGAACGTTGACCGCACCGAAGTCGTACGCGAGGACTACGGCCTCTTGCCGGTCCACATCGACACCTGGAACGGGTTCGTCTTCGTCAATCTCGACAGAGGCTCACCAGCGCCCCTCCGCTCGGAACTGGCCAAGAGCAATGGAGTCCTCGATCTCGAGCGGTTCGACATGGCCGCCCTCCGGAGAGGATTCCGTACGACGCATGAAGTCCAGGCCAACTGGAAGATCCTGATTTCCAATTACAACGAGTGCCTCCACTGCCCCACCGTGCACCCGGAACTGGTGGACCTGGTGCCGGCCTTTCGTTCGGGGTCCGTCTTCGAAGAAGGAAGAGGCGATGGAGGCGTTTCCCTGGCCGCCGGGAGGAACAGTGTTGCTGATGAGCCGGACTCGAAGCTCCTTTTGATCCCGGGCATGACCGAAGAAACGGCTACTTCGTACTACGGCGCCCTCGTGTTCCCGGCGATGTTTCTGGACGTCAGTGGATGCGAAGCCATCGCCAGCATGATCCAGCCAACCGGCCCCACGAGCAGCAGAATCGTGACGGACTATCTGTTCCATCCCGACAGTGTGAGCAGCGAGGACTTTGACCCCGGCCCCGTGGTCAGGTTCAACGAGTTGGTGGCGCAGCAGGACAACGCGGTGTGTGAGCGTGCCCAGAAAGGCGTCATGTCGAGGGCTTTTACACACGGCATCTACCCTGAGAAGGATGCGGAGGTATATGAGTTCGACCTTCGCTACAGGCAACTTCGCGACGACATCGACGTTGCGCCGCGTTGA
- a CDS encoding SDR family oxidoreductase, producing the protein MTGGGTGIGRATALDLAAAGAGVVICGRRAGPLEETRQAVADLGGSCLAVPADIRQEEQVTEVVSRALETYGRIDVLVNNAGGQFSAPAEEISPKGWRAVHRLSVDAAWAVTREVARRAMIPQRSGVVFFIAFSPRRGIPGFAHAAAARAAVENLAAGLSQEWSRYGIRSVCVAPGTIATEGLAENYPEADLRSWERSVPLGRFGRPEDISGVIAFLASPAASYVTGTTVVVDGGADAWGAGHPAPRRVAPPRSCEDANEVP; encoded by the coding sequence GTGACCGGTGGCGGCACCGGTATCGGCCGGGCCACCGCGCTGGACCTTGCGGCTGCCGGAGCGGGTGTCGTCATCTGCGGCCGCCGCGCCGGTCCTCTGGAGGAGACCCGGCAGGCCGTGGCCGACCTCGGCGGTTCCTGCTTGGCGGTACCTGCGGACATCCGGCAGGAAGAGCAGGTCACCGAAGTGGTCAGCCGGGCCCTGGAGACGTACGGGCGCATCGACGTCCTCGTCAACAACGCGGGGGGACAGTTCTCCGCCCCCGCGGAGGAGATCAGCCCCAAGGGCTGGCGGGCCGTGCACCGGCTCTCCGTGGACGCCGCCTGGGCGGTGACCCGAGAAGTGGCCCGACGGGCGATGATCCCCCAGCGTTCCGGTGTGGTCTTCTTCATCGCCTTCTCACCGCGTCGGGGCATCCCCGGCTTCGCCCACGCGGCGGCGGCGCGGGCGGCGGTGGAGAATCTCGCCGCCGGCCTCAGTCAGGAGTGGAGTCGCTACGGGATCCGCTCCGTGTGCGTTGCGCCCGGCACCATCGCCACCGAAGGTCTCGCCGAGAACTACCCCGAGGCCGACCTGCGGAGCTGGGAACGATCGGTGCCGCTGGGGCGGTTCGGCCGCCCGGAGGACATCTCCGGCGTCATCGCCTTCCTCGCCTCTCCCGCGGCGTCGTACGTCACGGGTACCACCGTCGTCGTCGACGGCGGTGCAGACGCCTGGGGCGCCGGGCACCCGGCCCCCCGGCGCGTGGCGCCTCCCCGCTCGTGCGAGGACGCGAACGAGGTGCCCTGA
- a CDS encoding enoyl-CoA hydratase/isomerase family protein encodes MNPDARPEAEPDRGETREASRQGTVEALLHGEIAVLTLRREAKLNALSTHMEAALLNVLGGEQVANSRAVVVTGGPSVFSSGADTTELQAMTPESIAAYYRSTGTVYEKFAALRQPTVAAISGYCLGGGLELALAADIRVADSTAAFGLPEVGIGILPSSGGVTRLVRAVGPARTRDLVLRCRRMDAAEAHAWGLLSEVTQPGAACLDRALEIAAEMAAHPPTAAWVAKQVITAATDAPRESALLLEQLGYAALNGMG; translated from the coding sequence ATGAATCCCGACGCCCGCCCCGAGGCCGAACCGGACCGGGGCGAAACCCGCGAGGCGTCCCGTCAGGGCACCGTCGAAGCCCTGCTGCACGGTGAGATCGCCGTGCTGACGCTTCGCCGCGAGGCCAAGCTGAACGCCCTCTCCACGCACATGGAAGCGGCCCTGCTGAATGTCTTGGGCGGGGAGCAGGTGGCCAACAGCCGCGCCGTGGTGGTGACCGGAGGGCCAAGCGTCTTCTCCAGTGGCGCCGACACCACCGAACTCCAGGCGATGACCCCGGAGAGCATCGCCGCGTATTACCGCTCGACCGGCACCGTGTACGAGAAGTTCGCCGCCCTTCGCCAGCCGACGGTCGCCGCGATCTCCGGCTACTGCCTCGGAGGGGGCCTGGAACTCGCCCTGGCCGCCGACATCCGGGTCGCTGACTCGACAGCCGCGTTCGGGCTGCCGGAAGTGGGGATCGGCATCCTGCCCAGTTCAGGCGGCGTGACACGGCTGGTCCGGGCCGTGGGACCGGCGCGGACACGCGATCTGGTGCTGCGGTGCCGACGGATGGACGCCGCTGAGGCACACGCCTGGGGTCTGCTGAGCGAGGTCACCCAGCCGGGCGCAGCGTGCCTGGATCGGGCGCTGGAGATCGCCGCGGAGATGGCCGCGCACCCGCCGACGGCGGCTTGGGTGGCCAAGCAGGTGATCACAGCGGCCACCGACGCGCCCCGTGAGAGCGCACTGCTCCTTGAACAACTCGGATACGCGGCGCTGAACGGGATGGGCTGA
- a CDS encoding alpha/beta fold hydrolase codes for MVSKVSFTVDAPGGPHTLSVSYERLGTGEPLLLLHGIGHHWQAWEPVLPLLAPERDVIAVDLPGFGTSPALPHGMSYHLSTVVPVLGALCESLGVERPHVAGNSLGGLLALELGREKLVRSVTALSPAGFWTEGERRYAFGTLLAMRRGARLVPEPMLDRLSRTAAGRAALTSTIYARPGRRSPQAVVAETLALRGAAGFRETLDAGRRVRFTSDVPDVPVTVAWGARDRLLLRRQGIRAKQAIPGARLVRLPGCGHVPMNDDPALVARVILDGSR; via the coding sequence ATGGTCTCGAAGGTCTCTTTCACGGTCGACGCCCCCGGCGGACCCCACACGCTGTCGGTGTCGTACGAGCGTCTCGGCACAGGTGAACCGCTCCTGCTCCTGCACGGCATCGGTCACCACTGGCAGGCGTGGGAGCCGGTCCTGCCGCTGCTCGCACCGGAACGCGACGTGATCGCGGTCGACCTCCCCGGCTTCGGCACGTCCCCGGCCCTGCCGCACGGCATGTCGTACCACCTCTCCACGGTCGTCCCCGTGCTCGGCGCCCTCTGCGAGTCGCTCGGCGTCGAGCGGCCCCATGTCGCCGGCAACTCGCTCGGCGGGCTGCTCGCGCTGGAACTCGGCCGGGAGAAGCTCGTACGGTCGGTCACCGCCCTCTCGCCCGCCGGGTTCTGGACGGAGGGCGAGCGCCGCTACGCCTTCGGCACGCTGCTCGCCATGCGCCGCGGTGCCCGGCTGGTGCCCGAGCCCATGCTGGACCGGCTGTCCCGCACCGCCGCCGGACGGGCGGCGCTGACCAGCACCATCTACGCCCGCCCCGGGCGCCGTTCACCGCAGGCGGTCGTGGCCGAGACCCTGGCCCTGCGCGGCGCCGCCGGTTTCCGTGAGACGCTCGATGCCGGCCGCCGGGTACGTTTCACCTCCGACGTGCCCGATGTCCCCGTCACGGTCGCCTGGGGCGCCCGGGACCGGCTGCTGCTGCGCCGCCAGGGCATCAGGGCCAAGCAGGCCATCCCCGGTGCACGGCTCGTCCGCCTGCCCGGCTGCGGACATGTGCCGATGAACGACGATCCCGCCCTCGTCGCACGCGTCATCCTCGACGGGAGCCGCTGA